One stretch of Dehalogenimonas sp. THU2 DNA includes these proteins:
- the rlmN gene encoding 23S rRNA (adenine(2503)-C(2))-methyltransferase RlmN, which translates to MSSINLPVRLLDLSPTELTDFVEALGVPKSAVGLLGRYLYREAACSFEEMTELPPALRSKLSEQTVLGALEPIDEIISADGQTRKVLFRLEDGKTIESTLMFFRNPGTGRARRTVCVSTQVGCALGCPYCATGRQGFERNLSPGEIVGQVIYFAQRFGADDPERETGKSRNWVTHVVFMGMGEPLTNYDNVVKAVAILNWQQGMGLGFHQVTVSTAGLAPQIIRLAGEGLQFQLAVSLHAATDKLRDRLVPVNRKYPLSVLIPACREYAATTGRKVFIEYALFDGVNDSLDQVDELLHLLEGLDCSINLIVGNPTCAESFQPSSRETALAFQKRLITGGIRTMLRVSRGADIEAGCGQLRSRWLNA; encoded by the coding sequence ATGTCATCGATAAATCTCCCCGTCCGCCTCCTGGACCTGTCGCCCACAGAATTGACCGATTTCGTCGAAGCCCTTGGCGTACCGAAGTCCGCCGTCGGTCTGCTTGGCAGATACCTCTATCGTGAGGCTGCCTGCTCTTTTGAAGAGATGACCGAACTGCCACCTGCTCTCAGGAGCAAACTCTCGGAACAGACCGTTTTGGGTGCTCTCGAACCCATCGATGAGATTATCTCCGCCGATGGTCAAACCCGCAAGGTCCTTTTCCGCCTGGAAGACGGCAAGACCATAGAATCCACCCTGATGTTTTTCCGCAATCCCGGCACCGGCCGTGCGCGGCGCACCGTCTGTGTCTCCACCCAGGTCGGTTGTGCCCTCGGCTGTCCGTATTGCGCTACCGGACGGCAGGGTTTCGAGCGCAACCTTTCTCCGGGTGAGATCGTCGGGCAGGTGATATACTTCGCGCAGCGTTTCGGCGCTGATGATCCCGAGAGAGAAACCGGCAAATCCCGCAATTGGGTAACCCACGTCGTCTTCATGGGTATGGGCGAACCGCTGACCAATTACGATAACGTGGTGAAAGCCGTCGCCATCCTCAACTGGCAGCAGGGCATGGGGCTGGGCTTCCACCAGGTGACGGTTTCGACGGCAGGCTTGGCACCTCAGATAATCCGGCTTGCCGGAGAAGGTTTGCAGTTCCAGCTTGCCGTCTCCCTCCACGCTGCCACCGATAAACTCCGCGACCGCCTGGTGCCAGTCAACCGGAAATACCCCTTGTCCGTGCTGATCCCGGCCTGCCGGGAATACGCCGCCACGACCGGCCGGAAGGTTTTCATCGAATACGCCCTGTTCGACGGCGTGAACGATTCTTTAGATCAGGTCGATGAACTTCTGCACCTGCTGGAAGGATTGGACTGCTCCATCAATCTAATCGTCGGCAATCCAACCTGCGCAGAGAGTTTCCAACCGTCGTCGAGGGAAACGGCGCTGGCTTTTCAGAAACGGTTGATAACCGGAGGTATTAGGACCATGCTGCGGGTGTCGCGGGGGGCGGATATCGAGGCGGGGTGCGGGCAGCTCAGGAGCCGGTGGCTGAACGCCTGA
- a CDS encoding DUF1801 domain-containing protein — translation MRSEANSVEDYLSELPEECRAAIEKVRDVILKNLPEGFEEVMNWGMITYQVPLTIYPNTYNKKPLMYAGLSSQKNHMAVYLNSVYLDEQSQREFEAQYKATGKRYDMGKSCVRFKKLDDLPLPLIGEAIAAYSVEDFVTKVKNIRRSATGS, via the coding sequence GTGAGATCCGAAGCCAATAGCGTCGAAGATTACCTTTCAGAACTGCCGGAAGAATGCAGGGCGGCTATCGAGAAGGTCCGCGATGTAATCCTGAAGAATCTCCCAGAGGGCTTTGAAGAAGTGATGAACTGGGGAATGATTACCTACCAGGTTCCGCTGACGATTTATCCTAACACCTATAACAAAAAACCGCTTATGTACGCCGGTCTCAGTTCTCAGAAAAACCATATGGCAGTCTATCTCAACTCTGTATACCTGGATGAACAGTCACAACGCGAATTTGAAGCGCAATACAAGGCAACGGGAAAAAGATACGATATGGGTAAATCATGCGTACGATTCAAGAAACTCGATGATCTTCCGTTGCCCTTGATCGGAGAGGCAATCGCCGCCTACAGCGTTGAGGACTTTGTGACAAAGGTTAAAAACATCAGGCGTTCAGCCACCGGCTCCTGA
- the ruvB gene encoding Holliday junction branch migration DNA helicase RuvB has translation MTERIISSKPESDDSKLDVNLRPRSLDDFIGQEKLKDNLGVTMLAASARKEALDHVLLYGPPGLGKTTLAYIIAHGMGVNIRITAGPAIERAGDLAAILTGLQPHDVLFIDEIHRLGRTVEEILYPAMEDFALDIVIGKGPGAKSLRLKLPPFTLIGATTRYAMLSSPLRDRFGAVYRLDYYTDGDIENILRRSAAILGVQADAAGLREIACRARGTPRVANRLLKRVRDYAQVRGTGIIDCDIALTALGRLEVDAVGLDNIDHLLLKAIIEKFSGGPVGLETLAAAISEDSDTIMDIYEPYLMQLGYLERTPRGRVATRRAYEHLGLKVPRSRLTEDDAPQASLL, from the coding sequence ATGACCGAGCGCATCATATCAAGCAAACCGGAATCTGATGACTCCAAGCTGGACGTCAACCTCCGCCCCAGGTCCCTCGACGATTTCATCGGCCAGGAAAAGCTGAAAGACAATCTTGGGGTGACCATGCTGGCCGCCAGCGCCCGCAAGGAGGCGCTGGACCATGTGCTTCTCTACGGTCCGCCCGGCCTGGGGAAGACTACACTGGCCTATATCATCGCCCACGGCATGGGAGTCAACATCCGTATTACCGCCGGCCCGGCCATCGAGCGCGCCGGAGACCTGGCGGCTATCCTCACCGGATTACAGCCCCACGACGTGCTCTTCATCGATGAGATCCACCGCCTCGGCCGCACCGTGGAGGAGATCCTCTACCCGGCCATGGAAGATTTTGCCCTGGATATCGTCATCGGCAAAGGCCCCGGCGCCAAGAGCCTGCGACTGAAGCTGCCGCCCTTCACCCTCATCGGCGCGACGACCCGCTACGCCATGCTATCTTCGCCGCTACGCGACCGCTTCGGCGCTGTTTACCGGCTGGACTACTATACCGACGGGGACATCGAGAACATCCTACGCCGTTCCGCGGCCATTCTTGGCGTCCAAGCCGACGCCGCCGGGCTCCGGGAGATCGCCTGCCGCGCCCGGGGTACCCCGCGCGTGGCCAACCGGTTGCTCAAACGAGTGCGGGACTACGCCCAGGTCAGGGGCACAGGAATTATAGACTGTGACATCGCACTTACCGCTTTGGGTCGCCTGGAAGTGGACGCCGTCGGCCTCGACAATATCGACCACCTGCTTTTGAAGGCTATCATCGAGAAGTTCTCTGGCGGCCCGGTCGGCCTGGAAACCCTCGCCGCCGCCATCTCCGAGGACTCGGACACCATCATGGACATCTACGAGCCCTACCTGATGCAGCTCGGTTACCTGGAACGCACCCCCCGCGGCCGCGTCGCCACCCGCCGGGCCTATGAACACCTCGGCTTGAAAGTCCCCCGCTCCCGCCTGACCGAGGACGACGCGCCCCAAGCCTCCCTGCTCTAG
- a CDS encoding epoxyqueuosine reductase QueH, protein MTNRLLIHCCCVHCSAYTLQYWRDQGHDVTAYWYNPNIHPFTEHERRREALEAFAEGEGIPFIVAPAYDLEKYFRAVAGHEAERCPDCYRLRLDATAVWAAANGFDAFTSSLLISPMQKHDRIVEAARAAGESSGVRFEYADLRKRYSDSRRITKPLELYRQQYCGCLFSEYERFGVPERGESRS, encoded by the coding sequence ATGACCAACCGTCTCCTCATTCACTGCTGCTGCGTCCACTGTTCCGCCTATACTCTCCAATACTGGCGGGACCAGGGCCACGACGTCACCGCCTACTGGTACAACCCCAACATCCACCCCTTCACGGAGCACGAGCGGCGACGGGAGGCCCTGGAGGCGTTCGCGGAGGGGGAGGGTATCCCCTTTATCGTCGCGCCGGCGTACGATCTTGAGAAGTATTTCCGAGCTGTCGCCGGACATGAGGCCGAACGCTGCCCGGATTGCTACCGATTGCGGCTCGACGCGACGGCCGTCTGGGCTGCCGCCAACGGCTTCGACGCCTTCACATCCAGCCTGCTCATCAGCCCGATGCAGAAACACGACCGGATCGTCGAGGCTGCCCGGGCCGCCGGGGAATCGTCGGGCGTCCGGTTCGAGTACGCCGACCTGCGCAAGCGCTACTCGGACTCCCGCCGTATCACCAAGCCCCTGGAGCTCTATCGCCAGCAGTACTGCGGCTGCCTTTTCAGCGAATACGAGCGCTTCGGCGTTCCAGAACGCGGGGAAAGCCGGAGCTGA
- the rimI gene encoding ribosomal protein S18-alanine N-acetyltransferase translates to MPYTVRPMCREDIVQVTAIDREAFPTMWPPMNYQRELENRLAYYIVVVENPTPSPDESPEPESVGLARRVRDWLAPGHDNHHDKIIGFAGFWIMAGESHIISLAVKRECRCRGLGQLLLLALIEEAVKRESETVTLEVRVSNYEAQRMYLKHGFIGKGVRRAYYTDNREDALIMTLDDAASPECCSRVIEARKALSLES, encoded by the coding sequence ATGCCTTACACGGTGCGGCCGATGTGCCGCGAAGATATCGTCCAGGTAACGGCCATCGACCGGGAAGCATTTCCCACCATGTGGCCGCCGATGAACTACCAGCGGGAGCTGGAGAACCGGCTGGCGTACTACATCGTGGTCGTCGAGAATCCGACCCCATCCCCGGACGAATCGCCCGAACCCGAAAGCGTCGGGTTGGCGCGGCGGGTCAGGGATTGGCTGGCGCCGGGTCACGACAATCACCACGATAAGATAATCGGCTTCGCCGGTTTCTGGATCATGGCCGGGGAATCCCACATCATCAGCCTGGCGGTGAAACGGGAATGCCGCTGCCGGGGGTTGGGGCAGTTGCTGTTGCTGGCACTTATAGAGGAAGCGGTCAAACGGGAGTCGGAAACGGTCACCCTGGAAGTCCGCGTTTCCAATTACGAAGCCCAGCGGATGTACCTCAAGCACGGCTTCATCGGCAAAGGGGTGCGGCGGGCTTATTACACCGACAATCGCGAGGATGCCCTCATCATGACCCTCGACGATGCCGCCTCGCCGGAATGCTGTTCAAGGGTCATCGAGGCACGGAAGGCGCTCTCACTGGAAAGCTAA
- a CDS encoding tautomerase family protein yields the protein MPVVIVEMQEGRTIAQKKQLTEGITAEFEKIGTAPEKVTIIFRDVPKHNWASGGKLAAETRVRPL from the coding sequence ATGCCGGTAGTTATCGTGGAAATGCAGGAAGGGCGCACCATCGCCCAGAAGAAACAACTCACCGAGGGCATCACCGCCGAATTCGAGAAGATAGGCACCGCGCCGGAGAAGGTGACCATCATCTTCCGGGACGTGCCCAAGCATAACTGGGCTTCCGGCGGCAAACTGGCCGCCGAAACCCGCGTCCGGCCTCTTTAG
- a CDS encoding class I SAM-dependent methyltransferase, with product MSITSPPDFDRIAAGWYGFRHHTIFKTELTEMAGRWGGGRLLNAGCGHGADFLPFTDGYELYGIDISSEMLKYADKYARKHRFEAKLIQADMRALPFPDGFFDYAIAVASLHHIKGRDDQLKALAEIKRVLKPGGEAFITVWNATQPRFWFKRRDTLIPWKQGGEIIRRFYHLFTYGEIEKLARTAGFTILSSRPEARYRRPFKWFSRNICLLLKKEL from the coding sequence ATGTCAATTACTTCGCCGCCAGATTTTGACCGCATCGCCGCCGGGTGGTACGGATTCCGGCACCATACCATCTTCAAAACCGAGCTCACAGAGATGGCTGGGCGCTGGGGTGGCGGCCGGTTGCTAAACGCCGGCTGCGGTCACGGCGCTGATTTCCTGCCGTTCACGGACGGTTACGAACTATACGGCATCGACATCTCATCCGAAATGCTCAAGTATGCCGATAAATACGCCCGGAAACACCGCTTCGAGGCCAAACTTATCCAAGCCGATATGCGCGCCCTGCCCTTTCCGGATGGCTTTTTCGATTACGCCATCGCCGTGGCCAGCCTGCATCATATCAAAGGCAGAGATGACCAGCTCAAAGCGCTCGCCGAGATCAAACGTGTCCTCAAACCTGGCGGTGAGGCCTTCATCACCGTCTGGAACGCCACCCAGCCCCGCTTCTGGTTTAAACGCCGCGACACCCTCATCCCGTGGAAACAGGGCGGCGAGATCATCCGCCGTTTCTATCACCTTTTCACTTACGGCGAGATCGAGAAACTGGCCCGGACGGCCGGGTTCACTATCCTCTCCTCCCGTCCCGAAGCCCGCTACCGCCGGCCGTTCAAGTGGTTCTCGCGCAACATCTGTCTGCTGCTCAAGAAAGAACTTTAA
- a CDS encoding tRNA uridine(34) 5-carboxymethylaminomethyl modification radical SAM/GNAT enzyme Elp3: MKKLTRTISGVTPVAVMSRPAPCPGECVYCPDFNDTPRSYTPHSPAVLRAATRGYDAGEQVKLRLRILKDMGHPTDKIELIVMGGTFLSTPLDYQNGFIKACFDALNGTESETLTDAQRTNETAEHRAVGLCIETRPDVCDDDDVARMVGWGATRVEMGVQTLDDDIYRLVKRGHDASAVVAATARLRNAGLKVHYHWMPGLPGATPERDLELTRQLFDDPAYRPDGLKIYPTMVVEGTVLEDWHRTGRYTPYPDEVMTALIASMKKLVPPYVRISRVLRDIPVEYITGGLKNSMRDDVRERLERDGAACRCIRCREYGHRMRQKAVIGSPSLRRLDYETAGGREIFLSYEDENGTLFGMLRLRIQDFLPLELTSAAGPAALIRELHVYGPEMELGERDDNSAQHRGFGRGLVGEAERIAREEYGASMIAVLSGVGARAYYRELGFTAESGYMVKSLE, encoded by the coding sequence ATGAAAAAGCTTACCCGGACAATCTCCGGTGTCACACCGGTGGCGGTGATGAGCCGCCCCGCCCCGTGCCCCGGTGAGTGCGTCTACTGCCCGGATTTCAACGATACACCCCGGAGCTATACGCCGCATTCTCCGGCGGTGCTGCGGGCAGCCACCCGGGGTTATGACGCCGGGGAGCAGGTCAAGTTGCGCTTGCGCATTCTTAAGGACATGGGACACCCGACGGATAAGATAGAACTCATCGTCATGGGCGGCACCTTCCTGTCCACGCCGCTGGATTACCAGAACGGCTTCATCAAGGCCTGTTTCGATGCGCTGAACGGGACGGAAAGTGAAACGCTTACTGATGCGCAGCGTACCAATGAAACTGCGGAGCACCGGGCGGTAGGGCTGTGCATCGAGACCAGACCGGATGTCTGTGATGATGATGATGTCGCCCGTATGGTCGGCTGGGGCGCGACCCGGGTGGAGATGGGAGTCCAGACCCTCGACGACGATATCTACCGCCTGGTCAAAAGAGGTCATGATGCTTCCGCTGTCGTTGCCGCTACCGCCCGGTTGCGGAATGCCGGGCTGAAGGTGCATTACCACTGGATGCCCGGCCTGCCGGGGGCGACGCCGGAGCGTGACCTCGAGTTGACCCGTCAGTTGTTCGATGATCCGGCTTACCGCCCGGATGGATTGAAGATATACCCGACGATGGTCGTTGAAGGCACAGTGCTGGAAGACTGGCACCGCACTGGGCGTTATACGCCTTACCCTGACGAGGTGATGACCGCTCTCATCGCTTCGATGAAGAAACTGGTTCCGCCGTACGTGCGCATCTCCCGGGTATTGCGTGATATCCCGGTCGAGTACATCACCGGTGGCCTTAAAAACTCGATGCGTGACGATGTGCGGGAGCGCCTGGAGCGGGATGGGGCGGCTTGCCGCTGTATCCGCTGCCGGGAGTACGGGCACCGCATGCGGCAGAAAGCAGTGATCGGCTCACCGTCGTTACGGCGCCTGGATTACGAGACCGCGGGCGGGCGGGAGATATTCCTGTCTTATGAAGATGAAAATGGTACGTTATTCGGCATGCTCCGCTTGAGGATACAGGATTTCTTGCCGCTGGAACTCACCTCAGCGGCCGGTCCGGCCGCGTTGATCCGCGAGCTGCACGTATATGGCCCGGAAATGGAACTGGGGGAGCGGGACGATAACAGCGCCCAGCACCGGGGTTTCGGTCGGGGACTGGTAGGGGAGGCTGAACGCATCGCGCGGGAGGAATACGGGGCTTCGATGATCGCCGTGCTGTCTGGGGTCGGGGCTCGGGCGTATTACCGGGAACTGGGTTTTACGGCTGAATCCGGTTACATGGTAAAAAGTCTGGAATAA